The following are from one region of the Halopiger xanaduensis SH-6 genome:
- a CDS encoding ribbon-helix-helix domain-containing protein, translating to MAASDRPTAPVTTDRDRETTGETMDRVSFRVPDRQLEDLDALVDRGRYPNRSEAIRAAVRQLVGESSAAPRGEDRE from the coding sequence ATGGCCGCGAGCGACCGCCCGACCGCACCCGTGACGACCGATCGGGACCGCGAGACGACTGGCGAGACGATGGACCGGGTATCCTTTCGCGTGCCCGACCGGCAACTCGAAGACCTCGATGCGCTGGTTGATCGGGGCCGGTACCCGAATCGATCGGAGGCGATCCGCGCGGCCGTGCGACAGCTCGTCGGCGAGTCTTCTGCGGCACCGCGGGGTGAGGATCGTGAGTGA